The following proteins come from a genomic window of Salvia hispanica cultivar TCC Black 2014 chromosome 4, UniMelb_Shisp_WGS_1.0, whole genome shotgun sequence:
- the LOC125222946 gene encoding protein EMSY-LIKE 3-like, whose translation MDCEPYDSSGTDDDFPPPHQNTNRMSRGGRISGNGRPAAFSSHPFPRIYEETDMEAKIHQLEQEAYSSVLRAFKAQDDAITWEKESLITELRKELRLSNEEHRDLLSRVNADDTIRRIREWRQSGGLQQSIHGANQPVHDAVLSPSISASRKKQKIAPQYPSVSYGGPSPSFHPHAIATTNQPSSSAAKRGPIAGTKGKKHKSIPPGSLTKIRHPSGPAGRGQFGNRVGGLPNERPQGSFDPLIGRKVRTRWPDDNNFYEAVITDYNAVEGRHALVYDIGTDFETWEWVNLAEISPSDIKWDGEDPGISRHGSYGGAACGIGRPLGQDNAPGLGRGRGLPKGQSRNDLPPQNGIGKKRLDDIQLLHTETLIKEVEKVFNASHPDPVEIDRARKVLKEHELALSDAIARFADLSDGESDEGGGFVHGQALERA comes from the exons ATGGACTGCGAGCCGTACGACAGTAGTG GAACTGATGATGATTTTCCTCCACCACATCAAAATACAAATAGAATGTCAAGAGGTGGCCGCATTTCTGGTAATGGAAGGCCTGCTGCCTTTAGTTCTCACCCATTTCCCCGGATCTATGAGGAGACTGATATGGAAGCTAAAATTCACCAGCTTGAGCAAGAAGCATACAGTTCAGTTCTAAGAGCCTTTAAAGCTCAAGATGATGCCATAACTTGG GAGAAGGAAAGTTTAATTACAGAGCTCAGGAAAGAGTTAAGATTATCAAATGAGGAACACAGAGATCTTCTCAGTAGGGTTAATGCTGATGATACAATCAGAAGAATAAg AGAGTGGAGGCAATCAGGGGGGCTGCAACAAAGCATTCATGGTGCCAATCAACCAGTACATGATGCAGTGCTGAGTCCGTCCATTTCAGCTTCTCgtaaaaagcaaaagataGCTCCACAGTATCCTTCTGTATCTTATGGTGGGCCATCTCCTTCTTTCCACCCACATGCAATTGCTACAACAAACCAGCCGTCCTCCTCAGCTGCTAAGCGTGGACCTATAGCAGggacaaaaggaaaaaagcaCAAATCT ATACCACCTGGTTCATTAACGAAAATTCGGCATCCCTCTGGGCCGGCTGGAAGAGGTCAATTTGGTAACCGCGTTGGGGGCCTTCCAAATGAGCGGCCGCAAGGTTCTTTTGATCCATTAATTGGACGGAAAGTCAGAACCAGATGGCCCgatgataataatttttatgaagCTGTTATAACTGATTACAATGCAGTTGAG GGTCGACATGCTCTTGTTTATGACATAGGTACTGATTTTGAAACATGGGAATGGGTCAACCTAGCTGAG ATATCTCCGTCTGATATTAAGTGGGACGGTGAAGACCCTGGGATTTCTCGTCATGGCAGTTATGGTGGAGCTGCCTGTGGGATCGGCCGACCTCTTGGACAAGATAATGCTCCAGGTTTGGGAAGAGGAAGGGGTTTACCCAAAGGCCAGTCCAGGAATGACCTTCCACCCCAAAATGGCATTGGAAAGAAAAGACTGGATGACATTCAGTTGCTTCATACTGAGACTTTGATAAAAGAG GTGGAGAAGGTTTTTAATGCTAGTCATCCTGATCCTGTTGAAATTGACAGGGCAAGGAAAGTTTTAAAG GAACATGAGCTCGCTCTCAGCGATGCCATTGCAAGGTTTGCGGATTTATCTGATGGTGAAAGTG ACGAAGGTGGTGGCTTCGTACATGGCCAGGCACTGGAGCGGGCATAA